GTGGCGTGGCCGCACACCCCGGGCACCTCCACCGGCATCGCCGACGCACTGCAGCTCTCCCGCTGGGAGGGCAGTTACGGCATCCGAGGCGCGGACGGCCGTGTCATCCCGGTCTACGCCTCGCATCTCAGAGTCCGCGACGCCGACGGTGAGCCGTCCACCGTCTGTCTCCTCGTCCGCGACTACGAACGCGCCGTGCTCCAGACCCCGGTGCGCGCTCCCGTCTCCGACACTTCGGCCGAAAACCGCAGTACGGACCCGTTCGAGATCTTCATCGGCTCCCCCGCTCCCGACGACCTCGACGGACTGCTGCAACGCACGGTCGAGCGGGCACGCGACATGCTGGACGCCGACGCGGCCTTCCTGCTCCTGGCCACCGACGACGAGACCGAGCTCGAGGTCCGCGCGACCACCGGCCTGCCCTCGGCCCGCCAGCGCTTCGCCCGGGTCCCCGTCGAGGCCGGCACGGGCCGCTACGGCTCCGCGCGCATGCCCGCGGTCCACGAGGACCTCACCGTCGTACCGGGCGCGGTACCGCTGCTCAGCGACACCGGGATGCGCTCTGTCGTCACGGTGCCACTGAAGGTGGAGGGCCGTCTCACCGGCTCCCTCGGCGTCGCGGCCGAAGCCGCCGGGCGGTACTCCAACGAGGAGGCACTGCGCCTGCAGTTCGCCGCGGACCGTATCGCGCTCGCTGTCGAGTCGGCGAGGCTCGGCGAACTGGAGCGCCTGCGGCGTGGCTCCCTGTCGTTCCTCGTGGAGGCCTCCGACCTGCTGGCGGGAACCCTGGACCGGGACCAGACACTGGCTCTGATGGCGCAGATGACCGTGCCGACGCTGGCCACCTGGTGCGCCGTCTACACCATCGCGGACCAGTCGTCGGAGCCGTATCTCTCGTACGTGCTGCACGAGGACGAGGAGCGCATCGACGGCCTGAAGGCGCTGCTCTCCTCCATCGACCCGCCGGAGCCGGTTCCGGCCCCCGGTGCCCGGCTCTGGCCCGCGCCGACCGAAGCCGGCCACGAGGCCGCCCTGCGCACGTCCAAGCGCACCTTGAGCACGGACGCGCCGCTGAGCATGGGGGCGGCAGCCCGCACGGTCCTGGCCACGGCGGTCGCCGTGGGAGGCGAGACGGTGGTCCTGCCTCTGGTGGCGAGGAACCGCGTGATCGGCATGCTGACGCTCGGCAAGCCGTCCGACGAGCACTTCCGCCAGGAGATCCTGGAGCTGGCCGAGGACCTGTCCCGACGGGCCGCTCTGGCCCTCGACAACGCCCGCCTCTACTCGGAGCGCATGGCCATCAGCCAGTCGCTCCAGCGCAGTCTCCTGCCACCCGGCCTTCCCGATGTGCCCAACGTCGAGATCGAGGTCATCTACCGGGCGGCAGGCGAGGGCAACGAGGTCGGCGGCGACTTCTACGACGTGTTCCCCATCCGCGACGGTGCCTACGGCTTCGCCATCGGGGACGTCTGCGGTACGGGCCCGGAGGCAGCAGCGGTCACGGGCCTGGCCCGGCACGCACTGCGTCTGCTGGCCCGTGAGGGGTTCGGCGGACCCGCGGTGCTCGAGCGGCTCAACGCCGCGATCCTGGACGAGGGCGCGCGCAGCCGCTTCCTGACGCTGCTCTACGGGGAGTTGTGGCCCCAGGAGGACGGAAGCGCTCTCCTCAAGGTGGTCTGCGCCGGCCATCCGCTCCCCCTGCGTCTGCGCCAGGACGGGTCCGTGGAGCCGGCGGCCGAACCTCAGCCACTGCTGGGCGTCATCGAGGACCTCGAGCTGTACGAGCAGGAGGTCACCCTGGAGCCGGGCGACGTGCTCCTGTGTGTGACGGACGGAGTCACCGAACGCCGCGAGGGTACCCGC
The DNA window shown above is from Streptomyces sp. Alt3 and carries:
- a CDS encoding SpoIIE family protein phosphatase — encoded protein: MGSAVITARAAATFDPVGRSVATARAFVRDTLQGWGYTDVVDDAVVLTSELVTNAVVHAGTAADVLCLRTEDGVRVEVSDHYPEREVPLQSSGLDFGSPDREGGRGLLLCAALASRWGVEYTPTHKHVWFQLDLPERPVGIRSASPVLPTALLPVAEQRVRVAVVQIDGASSVAAWNDDASFLFGHAAEKVDGKQFTDFVAWPHTPGTSTGIADALQLSRWEGSYGIRGADGRVIPVYASHLRVRDADGEPSTVCLLVRDYERAVLQTPVRAPVSDTSAENRSTDPFEIFIGSPAPDDLDGLLQRTVERARDMLDADAAFLLLATDDETELEVRATTGLPSARQRFARVPVEAGTGRYGSARMPAVHEDLTVVPGAVPLLSDTGMRSVVTVPLKVEGRLTGSLGVAAEAAGRYSNEEALRLQFAADRIALAVESARLGELERLRRGSLSFLVEASDLLAGTLDRDQTLALMAQMTVPTLATWCAVYTIADQSSEPYLSYVLHEDEERIDGLKALLSSIDPPEPVPAPGARLWPAPTEAGHEAALRTSKRTLSTDAPLSMGAAARTVLATAVAVGGETVVLPLVARNRVIGMLTLGKPSDEHFRQEILELAEDLSRRAALALDNARLYSERMAISQSLQRSLLPPGLPDVPNVEIEVIYRAAGEGNEVGGDFYDVFPIRDGAYGFAIGDVCGTGPEAAAVTGLARHALRLLAREGFGGPAVLERLNAAILDEGARSRFLTLLYGELWPQEDGSALLKVVCAGHPLPLRLRQDGSVEPAAEPQPLLGVIEDLELYEQEVTLEPGDVLLCVTDGVTERREGTRMLGDDGLADVLSMCTGLTAGAVAGRILRAVERFAAEPASDDMAILAMRVPEPQNF